One Chryseobacterium indoltheticum DNA segment encodes these proteins:
- a CDS encoding glycoside hydrolase family 43 protein, giving the protein MTTNKFLNILSITAFSIASTYLNAQEKPYVSEVWTADQGKNYRNPILYADYSDPDVTRVGDDYYMTASSFNEAPGLPILHSKDMVNWKLVNYALPDVLPAEHFSIPKRGDGVWAPSIRFNKGEFYIYWGDPDFGIYMVKTQDPLGKWEEPVLVMEGKGLIDSCPFWDEDGQAYLVHGWAGSRAGVKSLLSINKMNPEGTKVLDKGVHIFDGHDAHPTVEGPKMYKRNGYYYVFAPAGGVATGWQLVLRSKNIYGPYEEKIVLEQGKTKINGPHQGAWVDTPSGEDWFYHFQDVDAGGRIVHLQPMKWEKDWPVMGTDNDKNGIGEPVLTYKKPNVGKTYPIVTPPETDEFDGEKLGLQWQWSANENIVWSSKLPGQKFLRLFSMKVPEGEVNLWNVPNLLTQKFPAPNFVASTKVKLTPEDAKEGKTAGLLVMGMDHASIVITNKTDGYYVQLRKAEKADKGGVEKVLFETKLKSNEAYFKVNVSEPNGICTFSYSENGKNFIKVGEPFQAKPGKWIGAKVGLYSVSTQKANRGGYADFEYFRVTKN; this is encoded by the coding sequence ATGACAACAAACAAATTTTTAAATATACTTTCAATCACCGCATTTTCCATTGCATCAACGTATTTGAACGCACAGGAAAAACCTTACGTTTCTGAAGTCTGGACTGCCGATCAGGGAAAAAATTACAGAAACCCTATTTTATACGCAGATTATTCAGATCCGGATGTTACAAGAGTTGGTGATGATTATTATATGACCGCTTCAAGTTTCAACGAAGCTCCGGGATTGCCCATCTTACATTCGAAAGATATGGTCAACTGGAAATTGGTAAACTATGCTTTGCCAGACGTTTTACCTGCAGAACATTTCAGTATTCCAAAAAGAGGCGATGGAGTTTGGGCACCAAGTATTCGTTTTAATAAAGGTGAATTTTACATTTATTGGGGCGATCCTGATTTCGGAATTTACATGGTTAAAACCCAAGATCCTTTAGGAAAATGGGAAGAACCTGTTTTAGTCATGGAAGGAAAAGGTTTGATTGATTCTTGTCCTTTCTGGGACGAAGATGGGCAAGCGTATTTAGTTCACGGTTGGGCAGGAAGCCGTGCCGGAGTTAAAAGCTTACTTTCCATCAATAAAATGAATCCTGAAGGAACAAAAGTTTTGGATAAAGGTGTTCATATTTTCGATGGTCACGATGCTCATCCAACAGTTGAAGGTCCAAAAATGTACAAAAGAAACGGCTATTACTACGTTTTCGCTCCGGCGGGAGGTGTTGCGACAGGTTGGCAATTGGTTTTGAGATCAAAAAATATTTACGGTCCTTACGAGGAGAAAATTGTTCTCGAACAGGGAAAAACAAAGATCAACGGTCCACACCAGGGAGCTTGGGTTGATACGCCTTCAGGTGAAGATTGGTTCTATCATTTTCAGGATGTGGATGCAGGGGGGAGGATCGTGCATCTTCAGCCGATGAAGTGGGAAAAAGACTGGCCTGTAATGGGAACAGACAACGATAAAAACGGAATTGGTGAACCGGTTCTTACTTATAAAAAACCAAACGTTGGTAAAACATATCCGATCGTAACTCCTCCTGAAACTGATGAATTTGATGGTGAAAAATTAGGCTTACAATGGCAATGGAGCGCCAACGAAAATATCGTTTGGTCATCTAAACTTCCCGGACAGAAATTTTTGAGATTATTTTCAATGAAAGTTCCTGAAGGAGAAGTAAACCTTTGGAACGTTCCGAATTTATTGACTCAGAAATTCCCGGCTCCGAATTTTGTGGCTTCCACTAAAGTTAAATTGACTCCCGAAGACGCCAAAGAAGGAAAAACTGCCGGGCTTCTGGTAATGGGAATGGATCACGCATCGATTGTTATTACGAATAAAACAGACGGATATTATGTTCAGTTGAGAAAAGCTGAAAAAGCAGACAAAGGCGGTGTTGAAAAAGTTTTATTTGAAACTAAATTAAAATCAAACGAAGCTTATTTCAAAGTTAACGTCAGCGAACCCAACGGAATTTGCACATTCAGTTACAGCGAAAACGGAAAAAATTTCATCAAAGTTGGTGAGCCATTTCAAGCAAAACCAGGAAAATGGATTGGTGCTAAAGTGGGATTATATTCTGTAAGTACACAGAAAGCAAACCGCGGGGGCTATGCAGATTTTGAATATTTCAGAGTAACAAAAAATTAA
- a CDS encoding glycoside hydrolase family 88/105 protein: MSFINQKLKIYAVAVLGSGMFLACAQTKTATAAKATTQTSKSGKVVPTNLKWSERMMLSEMQRFPEAWMLDFSKSPKWTYPSAIVLDGAEQLYIKTGKKEYYDYISGFGETLIKEDGTILTYDIEKYNIDLLNSGNVLLYLYEKEKKDKYLKALQTLRKQIDGQPRTTEGSFWHKKIYPNQVWLDGLYMGMPFYTHYTKDFSKGADATKAYDDIVFQFDSVQKNLLDKKTGLLYHAWDESKKEAWADKETGLSPNFWGRAMGWYGMAMVDVLDYLPENHPGRARIISYLKSYADAVIKVQDKKSGLWYQVLDKPLANGNYEEATASAMFVYTMIKSVNKGYLPKSYKSAAKKGYDGIIKNLITVDENGVVNLNKCCAVAGLGGKPYRDGSYEYYVNEEIRSNDGKGTGPFILASLEFEK, from the coding sequence ATGAGTTTTATTAATCAAAAATTAAAAATATATGCTGTTGCAGTTTTAGGTTCAGGAATGTTTCTGGCTTGTGCACAGACAAAAACGGCAACCGCTGCAAAAGCTACAACACAAACTTCAAAATCCGGAAAAGTAGTTCCTACTAACCTGAAATGGTCTGAAAGAATGATGCTTTCAGAAATGCAGAGATTCCCTGAAGCCTGGATGCTCGATTTCAGCAAAAGCCCGAAATGGACGTATCCATCAGCGATTGTTTTAGACGGCGCCGAGCAACTTTATATTAAAACAGGTAAGAAAGAATACTACGATTACATCAGCGGCTTCGGAGAAACTCTGATCAAAGAAGACGGCACAATTCTTACCTACGACATCGAAAAGTACAACATCGACCTTCTGAATAGCGGAAATGTATTGCTTTATCTTTACGAAAAAGAGAAAAAAGATAAATATCTGAAAGCTCTGCAGACCCTTCGAAAGCAAATTGACGGACAGCCAAGAACCACCGAAGGATCTTTCTGGCACAAAAAAATATATCCAAACCAGGTTTGGCTAGATGGTCTGTATATGGGAATGCCTTTCTATACGCATTATACAAAAGATTTCTCTAAAGGTGCAGATGCAACGAAAGCGTATGATGATATTGTTTTTCAGTTTGATTCGGTTCAGAAAAATCTTTTAGACAAAAAAACAGGATTGCTTTATCACGCTTGGGACGAGAGCAAAAAAGAAGCTTGGGCAGATAAAGAAACCGGACTTTCTCCAAATTTCTGGGGAAGAGCCATGGGTTGGTACGGAATGGCGATGGTAGACGTTCTCGATTATTTACCAGAAAATCATCCTGGAAGAGCAAGAATTATTTCTTATTTAAAATCTTATGCTGATGCTGTAATCAAAGTTCAGGATAAAAAATCCGGTCTTTGGTATCAGGTTTTAGATAAGCCACTGGCAAACGGTAATTACGAAGAAGCAACCGCTTCCGCAATGTTTGTTTACACGATGATTAAATCGGTGAACAAAGGATATCTTCCAAAATCATACAAATCAGCAGCTAAAAAAGGCTACGACGGAATCATCAAAAATTTGATCACTGTTGACGAAAACGGTGTTGTCAATTTAAATAAATGTTGCGCTGTTGCCGGTTTGGGAGGAAAACCGTACAGAGATGGTTCTTATGAATATTATGTAAATGAAGAAATCCGTTCGAATGACGGAAAAGGAACAGGACCATTTATTTTGGCAAGTTTAGAATTTGAGAAGTAG
- a CDS encoding DUF4861 family protein — translation MSEKLKSNVFKILLAGAILAAGSSFAQKNVIENIRKNPKTPFSYAELSIKDGGKWQGNEYIGGTFKNVNQLQLPSEHTDHSYYIRYEGIGLENNQIAYRLYLDWRNATDIFGKKVNTLVLPEVGQDGFESYHHDATWGQDILKSGRTIGVGSYGRYDEQNDFVETFKTVKSTTAKVFNENDKSFATIDYKGWKTWGKAVDLQSKLTIFNRDRFVKVDLGLDQTLSGLCTGIVAFKDIPMKEAVSKNKKWGYIATYGTQTLAKKEDNLGMVIFYPIESFDKYVKTKSTHTVVFKKTKNVSYYFMGAWSQEPNGIKTEEEFYKNLDKKLEILDNNNQL, via the coding sequence ATGTCAGAAAAATTAAAATCAAACGTATTCAAAATATTATTAGCAGGAGCAATTTTAGCTGCCGGTTCGTCATTCGCACAGAAGAACGTCATCGAAAATATTCGCAAAAATCCTAAAACTCCTTTTTCCTACGCCGAATTATCCATAAAAGATGGCGGAAAATGGCAGGGAAATGAATACATCGGTGGAACTTTCAAAAACGTCAATCAATTACAACTTCCATCGGAACATACCGACCATTCTTACTACATCAGATACGAAGGAATTGGCCTGGAAAACAATCAAATCGCCTATCGATTATATCTGGACTGGAGAAATGCCACAGATATTTTCGGCAAGAAAGTGAATACTTTGGTGTTACCGGAAGTCGGACAAGACGGCTTTGAATCTTACCATCACGACGCCACTTGGGGCCAGGATATTTTAAAATCCGGCCGTACCATCGGAGTCGGTTCTTACGGAAGATATGATGAACAGAACGATTTCGTTGAAACTTTTAAAACGGTAAAAAGTACAACTGCAAAAGTTTTTAATGAAAACGATAAGTCTTTCGCAACCATCGATTACAAAGGCTGGAAAACATGGGGAAAAGCAGTTGATCTTCAATCGAAATTGACCATTTTCAATAGAGACCGCTTTGTAAAAGTTGATTTAGGTTTAGATCAAACGCTTTCAGGTTTATGTACGGGCATTGTTGCTTTCAAAGATATTCCCATGAAAGAGGCGGTCAGTAAAAACAAAAAATGGGGTTATATTGCCACATACGGAACGCAGACTTTGGCAAAAAAAGAAGACAATCTTGGGATGGTAATTTTCTATCCTATCGAAAGTTTTGATAAATATGTGAAAACAAAATCTACACATACAGTAGTTTTCAAAAAAACTAAAAATGTTTCGTATTACTTTATGGGAGCTTGGTCTCAGGAACCAAACGGAATTAAAACCGAAGAAGAATTCTATAAAAATTTAGATAAAAAATTAGAAATTTTAGATAATAACAATCAACTTTAA
- a CDS encoding pectate lyase family protein, which translates to MKNTFFAASILGIFTLQNCTTQSKVLNENPTVISGKTISFPGAEGFGRFTTGGRGGKVLFVTKTSDDGSEGTLRHALEQKGPRYIVFKTSGTIYLESPLRIKEGDVTIAGQTAPGDGITVANYETFVAADNVIIRYMRFRMGDQKKYEGDALGARFIKNLIVDHCSMSWSTDETVSIYVNENTTLQWCVISESLRNSAHQKGAHGYGGIAGGKFASFHHNIYANHDSRNPRLGEYAGSKFALTDLTDFRNNVIYNWGHNNIYGGEGMNVNLVNNYYKPGPASMNKKRIAAIDKNERPETEVYNIWGRYYINGNFSEGNPDVTADNWNLGVFNQMKPAYNLNDADKNSIKISQPHDIQNNVKTDSPKEAYEKILKIGGASLVRDAVDLRVLEHVKNGTFSHKGSLGSDNGIIDSQNDVEGFPDLKKGESPLDSDNDGMPDEWEIKNNLDPKTANANGRDLDKNYDNIEVYMNDLVKKITEKQ; encoded by the coding sequence ATGAAAAACACTTTTTTTGCAGCTTCGATACTGGGAATTTTCACCTTACAAAACTGCACGACTCAGTCTAAAGTTTTAAATGAAAATCCAACTGTAATTTCAGGAAAAACAATCAGTTTTCCCGGAGCAGAAGGTTTTGGAAGGTTTACAACCGGAGGAAGAGGTGGAAAAGTTTTATTTGTAACTAAAACTTCAGATGATGGCTCAGAAGGAACTTTAAGACACGCTTTAGAACAAAAAGGTCCGAGATATATTGTTTTTAAAACTTCCGGAACGATTTATCTGGAATCGCCTTTAAGAATAAAAGAAGGCGATGTTACCATTGCGGGACAAACCGCTCCCGGAGACGGCATTACTGTTGCCAATTACGAAACTTTTGTTGCCGCAGACAATGTCATCATCCGTTACATGAGATTCAGAATGGGAGATCAGAAAAAATATGAAGGTGACGCTTTGGGTGCGAGATTTATAAAAAATTTAATTGTAGATCATTGTTCGATGAGCTGGTCGACTGATGAAACAGTTTCAATTTATGTCAATGAGAATACCACCCTTCAATGGTGTGTAATTTCAGAAAGCTTAAGAAATTCTGCCCACCAAAAAGGCGCACACGGATATGGCGGCATCGCCGGTGGAAAATTCGCTTCTTTTCATCATAATATTTATGCCAACCACGACAGCAGAAATCCAAGATTGGGTGAATATGCGGGAAGTAAATTTGCTTTGACTGATTTGACTGATTTTAGAAATAATGTCATTTACAATTGGGGGCACAATAATATCTACGGTGGCGAAGGGATGAATGTTAATCTCGTCAACAATTACTACAAACCCGGACCTGCATCGATGAACAAGAAAAGAATTGCCGCCATCGACAAAAATGAAAGACCGGAAACCGAAGTATACAACATTTGGGGGAGATATTATATCAACGGAAATTTTTCAGAAGGTAATCCCGATGTTACGGCAGACAACTGGAATTTAGGTGTTTTTAATCAAATGAAACCCGCTTACAATTTGAATGATGCTGATAAAAATTCAATTAAAATCAGTCAACCTCACGATATTCAGAATAATGTGAAAACTGATTCTCCAAAAGAGGCGTATGAAAAAATATTAAAAATCGGAGGGGCAAGTTTGGTGAGAGATGCGGTAGATTTACGAGTTTTGGAACATGTGAAAAACGGAACATTTTCTCATAAAGGTTCGCTTGGCAGCGACAACGGAATCATCGATTCACAAAATGATGTCGAAGGATTCCCTGATTTGAAAAAAGGGGAAAGTCCTTTAGATTCAGATAATGACGGAATGCCAGATGAATGGGAAATCAAAAATAATCTAGACCCGAAAACAGCCAATGCCAACGGAAGAGATTTAGATAAAAACTATGACAATATCGAGGTTTACATGAATGACCTTGTGAAAAAAATAACTGAAAAACAGTAA
- a CDS encoding pectinesterase family protein, translated as MQVSDLKNTKFFFIFSLVLISLLSFKANDDKTIIVSKDRKGNYTTIQQAIDAVEEGTSVRTKIIIKPGTYREKITIPATKSAITLIGENAENTILVYGDFASKPNTEGKNIGTTGSSTIFIFSDNFSAKNITFQNDAGPVGQAVAILTTGDKIAFENCRFLGFQDTLYLKGAQDLEDKTKPSRNYFKNCYIEGTTDYIFGAGTAVFENCTIYSKNNASYVTAASTPQENQFGFVFINCNLTGNAATNSVYLGRPWRPFAKTAYINCAIDSTIKKEGWHNWSKPDAEKTTFYGEYNSKGAGADISKRVSWSHQLTKDQAKKYTAKNILSEKDNWNYTKALK; from the coding sequence ATGCAGGTTTCAGATTTAAAAAATACTAAGTTCTTCTTTATTTTTTCACTCGTTTTGATCAGTCTTCTTTCTTTCAAGGCTAATGATGATAAAACCATCATAGTTTCGAAAGACAGAAAAGGAAATTACACGACCATTCAACAAGCAATTGACGCTGTTGAAGAAGGAACATCAGTAAGAACAAAAATCATTATAAAACCCGGAACTTACAGAGAAAAAATAACAATTCCTGCTACAAAAAGCGCGATAACTTTAATTGGAGAAAATGCAGAAAACACCATTTTGGTTTATGGGGATTTTGCTTCAAAACCAAATACGGAAGGCAAAAATATTGGAACAACAGGTTCATCAACTATTTTTATATTTTCTGATAATTTTTCAGCTAAAAATATCACTTTTCAGAATGATGCAGGACCAGTCGGTCAAGCTGTTGCTATTTTAACAACCGGTGATAAAATTGCTTTTGAAAATTGCAGATTTTTAGGATTTCAAGATACTTTATATCTAAAAGGAGCTCAGGATTTGGAAGACAAAACAAAACCTTCAAGAAATTATTTTAAAAACTGCTACATTGAAGGAACTACCGATTATATCTTCGGAGCCGGAACAGCCGTTTTTGAAAACTGTACCATCTATTCTAAAAACAATGCTTCATATGTGACTGCAGCTTCTACTCCACAGGAAAATCAGTTTGGTTTTGTGTTTATTAACTGTAACTTAACAGGAAATGCTGCAACAAATTCTGTATATTTGGGACGACCTTGGAGGCCATTTGCAAAAACTGCTTATATCAATTGTGCAATCGATTCCACAATAAAAAAAGAAGGTTGGCATAATTGGTCTAAACCTGATGCCGAAAAAACAACTTTCTACGGAGAATACAATTCCAAAGGAGCCGGAGCAGATATTTCAAAAAGAGTTTCCTGGTCACATCAGCTTACGAAAGATCAGGCAAAAAAATATACGGCAAAAAATATTCTTTCGGAAAAAGACAATTGGAACTATACAAAAGCTTTAAAATAA
- a CDS encoding RagB/SusD family nutrient uptake outer membrane protein — MKKSKSILILTCLAGALFLNSCSDFLNPENLSSVSEEQQFDSTADTFSALVGVYSQLGGDDGYGQRLSLIIPQSGDDFRTSGSYNCNDRRGVATFGACPTNTELNNPFGKLYTGIERANLVIKNIPLSPVMKNGSEDDKKLMNRYLGEALTLRAQYYYELIKNWGDVPFYLVPASDIADQNQPKTDRDVIYEQIIDDLAKASAVVPWRSEGGTTSNRISKGFVKGLRARIALARAGWSLRRSPQVMAQGSNPQKYYQIAYDETKDIMNHSGEHSLNPSYESVFRALHTNTQDATNEIIFAVGAFGGGTRTDSKIGYYNGLKHHDNSNWKGGGGINALPTYFYEFTKYDLRRDMNVGIFTVNASNLAELVAANSFTDSKYRKSWTSITGPSQTLAVDWPLLRISDVMLMFAEADNELHGAPSPEAINAVRAVRSRAYTGNLAQIGTIPTDKTGFFNYIVKERMLELGSEGIRKYDLIRWNLLATKIAETKQKLSDFINGVGAYANVPLDIYYKASAFDPTKTAQQNITAIDVFTTTGVNKADVFYVPSQSTTLPAGYKKIAWRSGVLPTYVNDPSAGYAQYFQVNKRELLPIYFEYIQNNPALTQDYGY; from the coding sequence ATGAAAAAGAGCAAATCAATATTAATTTTAACTTGTCTTGCAGGAGCACTATTTTTAAACTCTTGTAGTGACTTTCTTAATCCCGAAAACCTTTCAAGCGTTTCTGAAGAACAACAGTTTGACAGTACAGCAGATACATTTTCAGCTTTGGTAGGAGTTTATTCTCAACTTGGTGGTGACGATGGTTACGGGCAAAGATTATCTTTAATCATCCCTCAGTCCGGAGACGATTTCAGAACTTCAGGAAGCTACAATTGTAATGATAGAAGAGGTGTAGCTACGTTTGGCGCTTGCCCTACAAATACTGAGCTGAATAATCCTTTCGGAAAGCTGTACACCGGAATTGAGCGTGCTAATCTTGTCATTAAAAACATTCCTTTATCTCCGGTAATGAAAAACGGTTCAGAGGATGATAAAAAATTAATGAACAGATATCTTGGTGAAGCATTAACATTAAGAGCGCAATATTATTATGAGCTTATCAAAAACTGGGGAGATGTGCCTTTCTATCTTGTTCCGGCTTCTGATATTGCAGACCAAAACCAGCCAAAAACAGATCGTGACGTTATCTATGAGCAAATTATTGATGATCTTGCAAAAGCATCTGCTGTAGTGCCGTGGAGATCTGAAGGAGGAACTACCAGCAACAGAATCTCTAAAGGTTTTGTGAAAGGTTTGAGAGCAAGAATTGCATTGGCAAGAGCAGGTTGGTCTTTAAGAAGAAGCCCGCAGGTAATGGCACAGGGATCAAATCCTCAGAAGTATTATCAGATTGCTTATGATGAGACCAAAGATATTATGAATCATAGCGGTGAGCATTCACTTAACCCTAGCTACGAAAGTGTTTTCAGAGCTCTTCATACGAATACGCAAGATGCAACTAACGAGATTATTTTTGCCGTTGGAGCTTTTGGAGGAGGTACAAGAACAGACTCTAAAATAGGATATTACAATGGTCTAAAACATCATGATAATTCTAACTGGAAAGGTGGTGGAGGCATCAATGCGTTGCCTACATACTTCTATGAGTTTACGAAATATGACCTTAGAAGAGATATGAATGTTGGGATCTTTACAGTAAACGCATCAAATCTGGCTGAGCTTGTAGCTGCAAACTCATTTACCGATTCAAAATACAGAAAATCTTGGACGAGCATTACAGGTCCTTCTCAAACATTAGCTGTGGACTGGCCATTATTGAGAATATCTGATGTAATGTTGATGTTTGCCGAAGCAGATAACGAACTGCATGGTGCACCTTCTCCAGAAGCTATCAATGCAGTGAGAGCAGTAAGAAGCAGGGCGTACACAGGTAATTTAGCACAAATAGGAACAATTCCTACTGATAAAACAGGTTTCTTTAATTACATTGTTAAAGAAAGAATGCTAGAATTAGGTTCGGAAGGAATTAGAAAATACGACTTAATCAGATGGAATTTACTTGCTACCAAAATTGCAGAAACAAAGCAGAAACTTTCAGATTTCATCAATGGTGTAGGTGCTTATGCTAATGTTCCGTTAGATATTTACTATAAAGCGTCCGCATTTGATCCTACAAAAACAGCTCAGCAAAACATTACTGCCATTGATGTATTTACAACGACTGGAGTAAATAAAGCAGACGTTTTTTATGTTCCTAGCCAATCGACTACACTTCCGGCAGGTTACAAAAAAATCGCATGGAGATCTGGTGTTTTACCAACTTATGTAAATGATCCTTCGGCGGGATATGCACAATATTTCCAGGTCAATAAGCGAGAGCTTTTACCAATCTATTTTGAGTACATTCAAAATAACCCTGCTCTTACCCAAGACTATGGTTATTAG